The DNA segment GGCCCGCCGCGGAGGGCAGCAGGCGGGGCGGGCCGACGATCGAGGCGTGAGCCCGGTGCGAGGCGCCGAACGCGTCGTTGACGTAGAGATCCTGGCCCTCGACCAGCTTGGCGACGAACGTCGGATCGTTGGCTTCCTCACCCGGGTCGAAGCGCAGGTTCTCGAGCAGCTCCACCCCGGGCGCCAGCTCGGCCAGCACTCGGCGGACGGGTTCGATCGAGTACGTGGGATCGGGCTTGCCCTTGGGTCGGCCGAGGTGGCTGCACGCGGTCACCCGGGCGCCGCGTTCGGTCAGCCACTCGATGGTGGGTAGCGCGGCCCGGATGCGGAAGTCGTCGACGACCACACCGTCCCTGATGGGGACGTTGAAGTCCGCTCGGAGGAGGACCCGGCGACCTTCGACGTCGCCCAGGTCCTCCAGGGTGGGAAGGCTGCCGGGCGTCACCTGTTCGCGGCGCCCACGATCTGCACCAGATCGACCAGCCGGTTCGAGTAGCCCCACTCGTTGTCGTACCAGCCCAGCACCTTGACCAGGTTGCCCATGGCCATGGTCAGCTTCGAGTCGAAGGTGCACGACGCCGGCGAGCCGACGATGTCCGTGGAGACGATCGGCTCGTCGGTGTACTCCAGCACTTTCGCCAGTGGACCCGACGCTGCCGCGGCGGCGAATGCCTCGTTCACCTGTTCAACCGTGACCTCCTGGGCGAGCACGCCGACGAAGTCGGTGATGGACCCGTCCGGCACCGGCACCCGCAGCGCGGTGCCGTCGAGTCGGCCCTTCATGGCCTGTAGGACCAGGCCCGTGGCCCGAGCGGCCCCGGTGGACGACGGCACGATGTTGATCGCCGATGCCCGCGCCCGGCGGAGGTCCTTGTGTGGGCCGTCCACCAGGTTCTGATCGCCGGTGTAGGCGTGCACGGTCGTCATGAGACCCTTCTCCACCCCGAAGGCGTCGTCGAGCACCTTGATCATCGGCACGAAGCAGTTCGTGGTGCAGGAGGCGTTCGAGACCACCTTGTGGTTGGCCGGGTCGAAGGTGTCGTCGTTGACACCCACCACGAAGGTGGCGTCGGCTTCCGTACAGGGCGCGGAGACGATCACGAACGGTGCGCCCGCGTCGAGGTGCGCGGCGGCCTTCTCCCGGGTGGTGAAGATGCCGGTCGACTCGACCACCACGTCAACGCCGAGCTCGCCCCACGGCAGCTCCTTCGGGTCGCGGATGGCGGTGATCTTGAGCAGCTTGCCGTCGACCTCGATGCCGTCGCCAGTGGGCTTCACCTCGGCGTCGAGGCGACCCATGACCGAGTCGTACTTGAGCAGGTGGGCCATCTCGGCCACGTCCCCGAGGTCGTTGGCGGCCACGACCTCCACGTCGGCGCCCTGCTGGCGCACCGCCCGGTAGAAGTTGCGGCCGATGCGGCCGAATCCGTTGACCCCGACACGAATGGTCATACCAGCAAGCCTCCCTGGTGGCGAACATCCCTATCGCACCACGCCGGACCGCTCGCCTGCCAGTTCGGGGCCGGTCCCTTCGCTTCCACTGCCAACCGGCCTGTCAAACGCGTGCCAGAGCACGCGTTTGACAGGCCAGAACGCGAGCGGTACCCGCACACCACCCAACCGGCAGGCCAAACGCGTGCCAGAGCACGCGTTTGACAGGCCAGAACGGAAGGGCGGCTGAACCGGCAGACACGGCGCGCCAGGGAGGGCTCAGCGGTCGACGTCGCGGTGGACGACCTTGGGGTCGTAGCCCTGCTCGCCCAGGCGGCGGGCGACCTCCTCGGCGATGGCCACCGAGCGGTGGTGCCCGCCGGTGCAGCCGAAGGCGATCGTCAGGTAGCTCTTGCCCTCGGCCACGTAGGCGGGCAACAGGAGCTCCAGCAGCGACGTCAGCTCGTCGAGGAAGACCCCGGTGACCTCGTGGCCCATCACGTAGGCCTTCACCCGCTCGTCGGTACCTCTCAAGGGACGCAGCTCGTCGACCCAGTGCGGGTTGGGCAGGAACCGGCAGTCGATCACCAGGTCGGTGTCGAGCGGGAGGCCGTGCTTGTAGCCGAACGACATCACCGTGGTCTGCATCCCGGCCTCGGGCGATTCGGCCTCGAACAGGTCGAGGATCCGTGACCGGAGCTGGTGCACGTTCAGCTCACTGGTGTCGACCACCACGTCGGCGTGCTCCTTGACCGGCTCGAGCAGCGCCCGCTCCGCCTCGATCGCGCCGGCCAGACCCCGCCCCTCGTGGTCGAGCGGGTGGCGCCGCCGGCTCGACTCGTACCGGCGAACCAGCACGTCGGTGGAAGCCTCGAGGAACAGGATCCGCAGCCGCAGTCCCTGTGTAGCCAGCCCGTCGAGCGCTGGGAGCACCTCGTCGTGGTAGGGGCCGGTGCCGACCACCAGCACCACCTTCGAGATGCTGGAGCCGGGGGCGCCGGCCAGCTCGGCGACCTTGGACATGAGCGACGGCGGCAGGTTGTCGATCACGAACCAGCCCAGGTCCTCGAGGATGTCGGCCGCCTGGGATCGCCCGGCGCCCGAGAGCCCGGTGATCACCACGAACTCGCTCACCACGATCCAGGGTACCGGGGTGGTCATCCCCGCCGGGTGATGATCACCGCCAGCCGTGGGATGCTCGCCGCGTCCTCGTACTCAGGAGCCCGGGCGAGGAACCCCGGTGGGGGCGCAGGTTCGAGCATCCGCTCCAGGGCGAGCCCCGCGTCGGCGAGCGCGTTCAGGTAGCGGGACAGCGGGCGATGCACGAACCGGATGTGGACGCCCTTCTCCACCTCCTCGACGCTGCTGCTCTCCGGCAGGTAGGGACCCACCCGCCAGTACTGCTCCGGTGGGTCGAGCACCTGGTCGTCGATCCAGCCGCTGCCCGGCGTCTGGAGCAGCGGGTGGTTGAGGAACAGCACGAACCGCCCGCCTGGTCGCAGCACCCGGGCCACCTCGCCGATGGCCTCATCGAGGGCGTCGATGTGCTCGAACACCAGGCAGGCCACCACCGCGTCGAACGAGCCGCTGACCACGGGGAGCCGGGCTGCCTCTGCCTGCACGTACCACGGCCCTCCACCCCGCCGGCGAGCCTCGACGATCTGCGCCGTCGTAGGGT comes from the Rhabdothermincola sediminis genome and includes:
- the rapZ gene encoding RNase adapter RapZ, with translation MTTPVPWIVVSEFVVITGLSGAGRSQAADILEDLGWFVIDNLPPSLMSKVAELAGAPGSSISKVVLVVGTGPYHDEVLPALDGLATQGLRLRILFLEASTDVLVRRYESSRRRHPLDHEGRGLAGAIEAERALLEPVKEHADVVVDTSELNVHQLRSRILDLFEAESPEAGMQTTVMSFGYKHGLPLDTDLVIDCRFLPNPHWVDELRPLRGTDERVKAYVMGHEVTGVFLDELTSLLELLLPAYVAEGKSYLTIAFGCTGGHHRSVAIAEEVARRLGEQGYDPKVVHRDVDR
- a CDS encoding methyltransferase domain-containing protein; this encodes MTDELWERHAVWWQQQFTAGADPEYEEQILPLAREWLNGFPRVLEVGTGEGQVARAVAAGGASRVMGIDPTTAQIVEARRRGGGPWYVQAEAARLPVVSGSFDAVVACLVFEHIDALDEAIGEVARVLRPGGRFVLFLNHPLLQTPGSGWIDDQVLDPPEQYWRVGPYLPESSSVEEVEKGVHIRFVHRPLSRYLNALADAGLALERMLEPAPPPGFLARAPEYEDAASIPRLAVIITRRG
- the gap gene encoding type I glyceraldehyde-3-phosphate dehydrogenase → MTIRVGVNGFGRIGRNFYRAVRQQGADVEVVAANDLGDVAEMAHLLKYDSVMGRLDAEVKPTGDGIEVDGKLLKITAIRDPKELPWGELGVDVVVESTGIFTTREKAAAHLDAGAPFVIVSAPCTEADATFVVGVNDDTFDPANHKVVSNASCTTNCFVPMIKVLDDAFGVEKGLMTTVHAYTGDQNLVDGPHKDLRRARASAINIVPSSTGAARATGLVLQAMKGRLDGTALRVPVPDGSITDFVGVLAQEVTVEQVNEAFAAAAASGPLAKVLEYTDEPIVSTDIVGSPASCTFDSKLTMAMGNLVKVLGWYDNEWGYSNRLVDLVQIVGAANR